In Equus przewalskii isolate Varuska chromosome 6, EquPr2, whole genome shotgun sequence, one DNA window encodes the following:
- the LOC103554196 gene encoding LOW QUALITY PROTEIN: olfactory receptor 52A5-like (The sequence of the model RefSeq protein was modified relative to this genomic sequence to represent the inferred CDS: deleted 1 base in 1 codon) — protein MSITNGTVFMPSVLTFIAIPGLETVQCWIGIPFCAMYIIALIGNSLLLIIIKSEPSLHEPMYIFLAMLGATDIALSTSIVPKMLGIFWLHLPEIYFDACLFQMWLIHTFQGIESGVLLAMALDRYVAICYPLRHATIFTRQLVIHIGVGVALRPAVLVIPCLLLIKCRLKLYRTRLISHTYCEHMALVKLATEDVYINKFYGLLGAFIVGGLDFILTTLSYIQIFITVFHLSQKEARLKAFNTCVPHICVFFQFYLLAFFSFFTHRSGSCIPAYIHITLSNLYLLVPPFLNPFVYGMKTKHIRDKVVKVFFPKHQA, from the exons ATGTCTATTACAAATGGCACCGTGTTCATGCCCTCCGTGCTGACCTTTATTGCGATCCCCGGCCTGGAAACCGTACAGTGTTGGATTGGGATTCCATTCTGTGCTATGTACATCATTGCTTTGATAGGAAATTCTCTA TTGTTGATCATCATCAAATCTGAACCCAGTCTCCATGAGCCTATGTATATCTTCCTGGCCATGTTGGGAGCCACAGACATTGCCCTTAGCACCAGCATTGTCCCCAAGATGCTTGGAATTTTCTGGTTGCACTTGCCAGAGATCTATTTTGATGCTTGCCTCTTTCAGATGTGGCTCATCCACACGTTTCAGGGTATTGAATCAGGAGTCCTGCTGGCCATGGCTCTGGACCGCTATGTAGCAATCTGTTATCCACTGAGGCATGCTACCATATTCACTCGACAACTAGTCATTCATATTGGAGTTGGGGTGGCATTGCGGCCTGCCGTTCTGGTAATCCCATGTCTATTGCTCATTAAGTGTCGTCTGAAACTTTACCGAACAAGGTTAATATCCCACACTTACTGTGAACACATGGCCCTTGTGAAGCTGGCTACCGAAGATGTTTACATCAATAAATTCTATGGTCTCCTTGGAGCTTTTATTGTTGGTGGCcttgacttcattttaaccaccCTCTcctatatacaaatatttatcactgtcttccacctgtCCCAGAAAGAGGCACGTCTTAAGGCATTTAATACATGTGTTCCCCACATATGTGTCTTCTTCCAATTCTATCTCCtggcttttttctccttctttactcACAGATCAGGATCTTGTATCCCAGCATACATACATATCACCTTGTCCAACCTTTACCTTCTGGTTCCACCTTTCCTCAACCCCTTTGTCTATGGAATGAAGACCAAGCATATCCGAGACAAGGTAGTAAAAGTGTTCTTTCCCAAACACCAGGCTTGA